The genomic window GACACAGCCCAAATAGAGTCCTGCTCCTAAGCAGGCTATGCCCATCAGTTCCAAAGTTTTACCGATATAATACACGAATTCTCCAGTGCTACGTCGTGGTATTTAATTTAAACGTAGGGCAAGATTTTCACGCCTCACCCCACGGTTGCGGACTAATAGAGACTCTTGATGTGTCCCCACTGGATTAATTTTTGTTGTCGAGTTGGTTCGATTCTCGCAGTGAAAACGAGATCGGGAAGGTAAGCGTTTTCCTCCATAGTGTAACCTTCTGGAGCCCAAGCAATTTCATGCCGAAGGTTTCCACTATCGACATCGTTATAGGCGATGAGAAACCCAATACTATTGCCTTTCCTCGCGAGATTATCAATACGGAAACTTAACTCACATGTCTGTCCATCGTTTCCCCAAGCGACTCGCGTCAAGGGTGATTTCAGAGTACCCATCTTTTTTTCAATAGGGATCTCAAAACGGTAGAGATCTTCCGCTCGTCCCGAATGATGTGGATCCACGTAAAGAATAAGATGATCCTCTCGGAGCAGTTTTGTTTGCCGGTTTTCCAGTTGATCGTCTATTATTTTAATACCTACATAAAGGAAACCGTTTCGCCAAACCGCTGCGAAGGTTCCCGTAAAATCAGGAGATTCGCCCCAGCGTTCCCCACTAATCAAGTCTTGTTCCAGTTTACCGAGAATCGCTCTATCCCAAGCCGGATCATCAAGGTACCCATCTACAATAGGCGCGACCGGTGCGAGGTCTGCGTTATATTGAAAATTTTGAAGGTTCCCACCTGTGACATGCCCTAATGTATGAGGCACCGTTGCCAGCAGGAAGATAATTGTCGCAAGTATCTGTTTGTTAAAATTCATAAATTCCTCCTTTCCAGGATAGCCTGTAGGATTGGATTTTATGTCCGATTGATTTTCAAGACACGCTATTTTGCGCTTTGTATGGAGAATTTTAATCTACACAATTTAATTACTGAACCCAGTTTTATTATGACCGCGCTGAATCGTTTCGTAAACATCGCAACGCAGCCCTAAATATAGTAAAGCCCGAAAATATCTGCACACCGCCGGTAGGTGCGGTTTCTAACCGCACCGAGTTTGGTGTAAAATTAATTACAGAATCCACTATATTTTGTTGCACCTATTTTTTATTTCTTCATAATTATAGTATATCTTAACCGCGATTATTTATCAATTAAAATTGCTATTCACCTATTCGTGAATCGGAAATAGACGATTTTTTTAAATTCAGTTGAAATTTGGGAAAAAATCTGTTATACTTTATAAACTAACACCTTTTGATAAACTAAATACGTTTTGAAATTATTTTTTTCTCAGTGCTCAGAATTTAACAGAGAGGCAATTGGTTGTGAATAAAAATACAAGAAGCATGGTGATTTGGTGGGTAGTGGTTGCCGGACTCGTCGTCTTGGGCATTTACCAACTATTTAACCGCAGAGATCCAGTTTATCAACTCGCGACCTCTGACTTTCACCAATACATAACACGCGGTTCATCCCTGTTCGAAGGATATTTGGTCTTAGATGAAGAATGGGTTGAAGGACAGTTCAATAAAAATAGACTCAATGAAATTCGTGCTGAGATTCTGGAAAGCGTGGCCTTTGAAGAGCAAGAAACCCATCTCCCGCCAAAATGGCAAGGCGAATTTAGAGCAAGCCGTGATGCAATCGATGATTATGACATCCAAGCGAAACTTGACGAGAATGAAATTAACTATAACGTCAAGCCGCCCTCCAAATTTCCGCAGGGGTTGCTGATTTTCGGGACAACCGTTGTACCCCTACTAATTTTCTTAGGATTGATGATTTTCCTCTCGCGTCAGATGCAAGGGAGTGGGAATCGAGCCTTGTCTTTTGGCAAAAGCCGTGCCAGACTCCACTCTGAGAACCAAACGAAAGTGACATTTGAAGATGTCGCGGGTGTCGATGAGGCGAAGGAGGCACTTGAGGAAGTCATTGAATTTCTGAGGGCACCGAAAAAATTTGAGCGACTCGGCGGTAAAATTCCTAAAGGGGTCCTCCTCATGGGACCCCCCGGCACCGGTAAAACAATGCTTGCCCAAGCTGTTGCGGGTGAAGCAGATGTGCCGTTTTATAGTATCAGTGGTTCCGATTTCGTCGAAATGTTCGTCGGGGTCGGGGCATCCCGCGTCAGAGACCTGTTTGAAACTGGGAAAAAGAACGCACCCTGTATTATTTTTATCGATGAATTAGATGCTGTCGGTAGACACCGTGGTGCAGGGATCGGTGGTGGACACGATGAGCGTGAACAAACCTTAAATCAACTTCTCGTTGAGATGCAAGGGTTTGAAGCATCTGAAGGCGTAATACTTATTGCGGCAACGAACCGACCTGACGTTTTAGATCCTGCTCTCCTTCGTCCGGGACGATTCGATCGACAGATTGTTGTTGATTTGCCCGACGTGCGTGGTAGGGAAGCGATACTTAATGTCCATACGAAAGATCCTTATAAACTCGCTGAAAACGTCAATTTGGAAATCTTAGCGAAGGCAACACCGGGATTCTCCGGTGCTGACCTTGAGAATATGGCAAACGAAGCAGCACTACTTGCCGCAAGATGTGACAAAGAAGAAATCGACATGATGTGCTTTGACGAAGCCAAAGACCGAGTGCTCATGGGTCCCGAACGACGTAGCCTCGTCATTAGCGATGAAGAAAGACGGGTTACGGCTTATCACGAAGCTGGACACGCGCTTATGCTACACTTCGTGCCAGAAAGTGATCCGAACTACAAGTGCACTATTGTCCCACGCGGCAGAGCTCTCGGTGTAACAGCGAAACTTCCTCTCGAAGAACGGCATAATATGAGCAAAAAACGTCTCCTCGCGCATATCATTTTTGCCCTCGGAGGCAGAGTCGCTGAGGAAATTATATTTGGTGAACAAACCACCGGTGCCCAAAACGATTTTGAGCAAGCCACGAGTCTCGCACGCCGAATGGTTACGCAATGGGGTATGAGCCGCATGGGGCCTCTTACCTACGGCAGACGCGACGAACAGGTTTTCCTCGGTAAAGAATTAAGTGTCCATCAGGATTATAGTGAAAAAACTGCCATTGAAATCGACAAGGCTGTCCATGATATTGTAACAGAGTGCTATAATAAAGCACGGGAAATCTTGGAAACGAATCTTGAAGGCTTAAAGTTACTCGCAGACGCACTCTTAGAACGCGAAACGCTTGTCACCGAAGATATTGACGAGATTCTCGGACCCCGACCACAACTACCCGCGAAGCCAATTACATGAACTGTCGCGGTAAATCGCTCACTTTAGGTTTACATACACATGTAATGGGCATCTTGAACGTCACACCCGACTCTTTTTCCGACGGAGGGTGTTACCTTGATGTTGAACAGGCGGTCGCACATGCCGAACTAATGGTGGCGGAAGGTGCGACCCTTATTGATATTGGAGGAGAATCATCCCGCCCTGGGGCATCTTCGGTGTCTGTCAATGAAGAATTAGCGCGAATCCTACCCGTCATTCGCGCGATTGTTGGTACCGTTGATGTTCTTCTTTCCGTTGACACATATAAAGCTGAAGTGGCTCGACACGCCCTCGATGCCGGTGTCCATCTTATCAATGACATCACAGCGTTACGTGGCGACACCACAATGGCAGCGGTTGTATCAGAAATGGAAGCCGGACTCATTCTGATGCACATGAAAGGGACACCCCGCACCATGCAACAAGCCCCTCAGTATCACGATGTCGTTAGCGAAATTTGTGATTCACTTCAAGAGAGTATCAAGATTGCCGAATCCGAAGGTGTTTCTGCCGACCGTATCATTATCGACCCAGGGATAGGATTTGGCAAGACAATAGAACACAACCTTGAAATCCTAAAACGCCTTTCGGAATTTCGAAGATTACACAAACCTTTGCTCATTGGGACTTCACGGAAATCGTTTATCGGTAACATTTTAAACCTCCCTGTAACCGAGCGTATTGAGGGAACAACCGCGACAGTGTGTTGGGCGATCACACACGGCGCGGATATTGTGCGCGTCCATGACATCAAAGCGAATGTTCGTGCTGCTCAAATGACAGATGCACTTTATAGATAATCTGATGCACCAGCAAAAAATTCAGGGAATCGGCATTGATATCGTTGAAGTTCAACGGATCCGAGACGCATCCCGTCGGTGGGGATCACGTTTTGAACAACGGATTTATACGCAACAAGAACTTGCTTATTGTGGAGATGCTCCGTCTCGGTACTGGCGGCTTGCTGCTCGATTTGCTGCGAAAGAGGCAACGCTCAAGGCTCTCGGCACAGGTTTGACAACAGGAATGCGTTGGCAAGACGTAGAGATTCAAGCGAATACGGTCGGAAAACCCGATCTCATTCTACACGGGGAAGTGCAACGCTATGCACAGAAACACAATATCAGCACATCATTCGTCTCTATGTCCCATACAAATGACTATGCTGTAGCACAAGTTACACTCTGTTGCGTATAATTTTCAGTTATCAGTTAACAGGCATCGGTACCAATAACCTTTTATGGGATGTTCCTAACCGCCGATAACTACAAAGAGGTAAGTAGTGAAATACGTCCAAAATTGTGTCGCGATTCTCTTGTTCTGTATGGTAAGCCTCTTTTTTGTTTCGGGTCGCACCACTTCAATGGCAAACACAAGGGCTTCAGCAGATGGATTCCTCAAACAGTTGCTTGGAGCGGAACATTATGGGATGGGTGGAAGTTTTGTCGGCGCAACCCGCGGAGCGCATGCCTTAGGTAGTAACCCTGCTGGTATCAGTGAGACAACAGGGAACCGGTTCGTTATTCACGCAACCCGTTTCCCACACACTATCGCCCTGCTTTCCAAACCGAACCTAAATGCCAATTATGAGGATTATAGTCGGTACGAGCAGTACGCATCTGGGGTTGAAACTTTAAATTGGGCATTTCCAATGGGCACTTTCGGTACGCTTGGATTCGCACTCGCTTTTGAACAAGCCGGTGCGTTTCGGAGAGTAGACTCTCTCGGAAAGGCTCTTAACAGTTTCCCCGAAAATAATCTTGCGATTGGTCTCAGTTACGGTGTAAATCTGTTCGGCGGCACAGTTTTGGGTATTGACACAAAATGGTTACGCTCCAAGGCAATTGACACTAATGGCAACGAAGACTTAGGGCACGGATATGCTTATAATGTCGGTATTATCCAGCAGATTGGAGAAGCAATTCAGATTGGGGCTGTCGTTCAAAATTTGAGCAACGGACTCTCTTTCTCTGACCCCTCTATTCCAGATACAATGGAGCGCACGATTGTAACCGGTATCGCATACAAGCGCGAAATATCCGATGTGGCTTTGAGATTCGGTTTAGATGCACATCCGCCTTTCCACGATGGTATTCGAATAAATATAGGAGCAGAAGCGTGGTATCGCTACCGAATTGGAATTAGAATTGGGTACCTCAGAGATACACAAAAACGTTACACATCGGTGTTCCTTTTGCCAGACGCTTCATTTGAAACGGAAGAACGACTCTGGAGAGCAGAAGGGCTCTGCTTCGGGATCGGTTTCAGATTCGGAAACATCATTCTCAATGCAGCATATACACCGCAATTTACCCCCGTTGTGGTAGATGAAGAACGTATCCATATCGTGCAAGGGAACGCTGTGTATGCCTTTTCAATCGGGCAAGCCTTCTAACTACAATCGTGACGTATGTCTGATCAATATAGAACGGTAGTGGGAATCGCCCACGCGTCCCACGTTGTAAAGAAATCTCGATTTCTCGGAGAGGCAACAGCTGTACACACCCAAGAGGCAGTGAAAGATTTTCTGAGCCAAGTGCAAGAACGCAGCCCACGCGCTTCTCACTATTGTTATGCTTACAGTATTGGCAGTGATACTACACTGCGCGAATATGCTACAGACGCAGGGGAACCCACGCATTCTGCGGGGCCTCCTATTCTCTCGGCGATTCGAGCGTTTGACTTGTCGAATATTATCTGTGTTGTCACTCGGTATTATGGTGGTATCAACCTCGGTGTCGGTGGGTTAATTCGTGCTTACGGTCAATGTGCCAGAGAATGCTTACAAAATGCTACAATTGAAAACCGTATCTTTCATCAAAATTTGTATCTAAAAGTTGATTATCCGGATATAGGCACCGTCGTCACGCTATGTAAACGCGTCGGCGGAAAAGTAATAGACATAAAATATGATCCGGATCCGATGATTCAGATTCAGATTCGACAAAATGCCGTCGAACCCTTTCAAGCGAAACTCCAAGGTCTTGGAATCGTAAAGTGATAGCGTCTATCATATTTAATGTCAGGAGGTTCACGATGGATAACATTGAGATAAAGTATACAACTACACATGAATGGATTGAATTTCTCAATTCAAAGGATTGTAATGTTGGAATCACAGAGCGGATTCAAGAGGTCTACAATAGCATTGTTTTCATAGAGTTGCCAGTTCTCGGCGAATACGAACAGGGAGAAATTATCGGACGCGTTGAAACATCAGAAGGAAGGAGCTTCTATATTTATGCCCCTGTAACAGGTGAAGTTTACGAAATCAACGCGGCTCTTGACGATGATATTGAACTTCTCAATCGCTTTCCAGAAGGAGATGGATGGATTTGTAAATTTCGGCTTGAGAACCCAAATGAAATAGACACGCTCCTCAGCCGAAAAGAATACGAGTCACATGAAGAGGAAGAAGTCAACGAAGATGAGTACTTGCCAGAAACAAATTTTTACGATAACATCGAGGATTATTGAGTTCAGTTCCCTCATATTGATACTACAAGTGCACTATTATGCTACCACAGAGGTGATAAAAACACGGCGGACAATGCTCAACTTTGGCACTGGTAAAACGCTTTCAATCTGGTAACCAAGATCGGTCAATGTTTTACTGAGATCCCGAAGATCGATGAATGCTGCTCTCGACGCACACGTCCGCAAATTTGACAAAATCTCTATCTCTTGAGTGCTATCTCTAACGAGATTAATCCCGTAGGGCAGATCCGTTGCAACCGCGTCATACTGCCCATCAATTTGTCTCGCATCACCGAGTGCTACGTCTGCTGAGAGTCCGAAATGCTGAAGATTTTTTGTCGTCGCGCCGATCATGCGAGGGTTAACATCGGAACCAGTCGTGTGGATACCGCTATGCGCAGCAGCCATCACGATAGTGCCAGTTCCACAACACGGGTCAAGTAGACGATCTCCTGGAAGTGCTACTAAATTCACGAGCACTCTCGCCAACCGAGCCGGTAGTGAACTCGATGTTACGTAAGGTCGTTGATTATGCGCATGCCAAACACCATCGGACTCGGAAAGGAGTTGCCCAAACCACATTTTTTCAGCCGTCACAACCGTTAGAAAGGTAGTCCGTGGCTGCCGTAAATTCGCACTACCACTGATAGCTGTGCCGATGTCTCGCGCGAGGGTCATAGAGTTCATTTTTAGGGTGCGGGGCTTTTTTACGACAGAAACTCGAAATTCGTCCGCATGTAAACCTATGGACCTGATGTTTGAACAGAGTTCTGTGAGACTGCTTGTTTCAAAAAGGATTTCGCTGCAACTTTTCAGATACGCGCCTCGACTGACATCAACACACCTGTCCGAAATCGAGATGCCGTCTGTATTTGGCACAGACCCTGTCAAAGCTACGCATTCCGCACGCACTAATTCTGTGAGTCCATCTGGAGTTGCTGTGAGATAAAGATATTTAGGCATTGCTTTGATTATATCACTATCTGAAGAAAAACTACAATCGATACCGAAAAGGAATACTATGTCCCAAACAGAAAAAATTCGGATTGGGCACAGCCCAGATTCCGATGACGCTTTCATGTTCTACGCTCTCGCTAAAGGATTAATCCCAACGGGTCCTTATGAGATTGTTCATGTCATTGAAGACATTGAAACCCTAAATCAACGTGCGCTTGCCGCTGAACTTGAGGTTACAGCAATCTCTGTTCACGCCTACGCTTACGTCGCCAAGGATTATCTGTTCATGCCCTGTGGCGCGAGCATCGGCGACCAGTACGGTCCCCTTGTCGTTTCCAAGGAACCAATGGACACCCTCGCGGGTAAACGCATCGCCATTCCCGGTAAAATGACGACCGCCTATCTCACACTTAGCCTCTTCCAACCAGATTTTGAGGCAGAGCCCCGTCCTTTTGATAAAATATTAGATGCCGTCCAACAGGATGAAGTCGATGCGGGACTCATAATTCATGAAGGACAATTAACCTACGCACGTGAAGGGCTTCATAAAGTCATTGATTTGGGTGAGTGGTGGTATGAGGAAACTGGATTACCATTGCCTCTCGGTGCGAATGTAATTCGTCGCAACCTCGGCACCGAAAAAATTCGTGAGATAACAGCATTACTCAAACAGAGCATCCAGTACTCACTCGAACACCGAGAACACGGTTTGGAGTATGCAATGACTTACGCTCGCGACATGGAAACCTCGCTCGCGGATAAATTTGTAGGGATGTACGTCAATGACTATACGCTTGATTACGGGGAAAAGGGCAGAGCAGGCGTGCGGGAATTGCTCCACCGTGGTAATGTTGCTGGGATTATTCCGCACCCTGTAGACGCTGATTTTGTCTCGCTTGAATAACCTCTTCGATTTATTTCTGTCAAGGTGGGGTCCCATACCTCATCCCTTTGGTATATCCACAGACATCATGGATACAAAACGTCGCAGATATTTTCACTTAGAAAATGCTGATAATAAGAGACTCGCCTCCGGGATTCTCTACGATGAAGGAAACGTGCAAATTCTGTGGCGCGACGATTCTGGTTATACGGCAGAGCAGTACGCATCTATCAATCTGGTATTAGACTTAGTTCCGGGGATCGCTGTGTTGCGCATTGAAGGTGATGCGGCGAAAAACAACGGAGTGTAAAAAATCGAATTAGGAATATCAAGAAACTAAGGTGTCGTCATTCAACGCAGTCGCCGATCCGCCAATTTGATAATTTTTCCGTTCTCCTGTGCGAGGTACATGTAACCGTGTCCGTCTAACACAACCCCTTCCTGTTCGTCACCGGGTAAAAGGTATTGCCTTAGAACAGTGCCTTCCCGTTTGAGCTCCACCAAGAGGTTCGTTGTATCGCTGATTAATACCAGAAAATCGCCTTGAGCATCGTATGCCAAGCCTGAAATGTCAATGAAGTTCATTTTATAAGCGTGGATGATCGCGCCATCTGACTGTTTCGCTGTTGCAGAACGCAGGGGCACAACGACCTCGCAGACGACCGAGGCTTCATCTTTCGCTTTAAGACTGAAGGATTGATTACCGACCCAAAAAGTACCACCTTCCGGGTGTGAGGCATCTGGAACGAAAGCAATCGCTTCGATACCCATGCCCCCTTTCCTCAGGAGTTGTTCACCGTTAAAATTCCTGCCGATTCTAAATTCCCTTTGAAGAGTGAGATCTTCTGGATCAAGTTCCAATATCGCTTCGTCGTCTTCCACAGCAGCGTACAGCAAGCCCGTACTCGGATCCACGGTAATTCCTTCAATATCCCGCTCGTTTAATCCTTTTGACTGAAGAAGTCTACCTTCCAGACTTACCTCATGGACACTCCCTGAATCATCAGCCAGAAATAGGCTCCGTCGAGTCGGATGGTAGGTAATACCAGAAGGTTCCGCTATTTGTTTCTGTGTTATACTCCCGACCCAATTATACGGAAGCGCAACTGGGCGTGATGCCCCCGTTTCTGTCGTCGCAGATTGCTCCATTTGGACCAGAAAATATACTAAAGCGATACTGATAATTATGATCGAAAAAATTAGAAGCACTCTTTTGTAAGACATCACAGTTCCTCCATCTTACATGCCTAAAGAGTTCTTTCCAAGACTCTTGCGTATACTCTATCATATTCTTTCCAAAGATTCAAGAAAAACGAAGTTCTTAATGTTTTCCCTTGACAAACCATTTCTGCTAATGATATTTTAATTAGACTTGTAATATCGTTTGGAGTTAAGCCTGAAAACAAGGAGCGGGTTATGACCAACATGCCGAGGCTCGTCGTTGAAGTCTTTGAACATGTGAATTTTCATGGACGCAAGGTTACGCTTGTTGAATCGATCCCGAACACTGGTGAAATTGGCGCACAAGATATCATATCTTCGATAAAAATCTACAAGGGACCAGGCTTCAACGCGTCGCCCAACTACAAAGCCATCTTTCACGAGCATGATAACTACAAGGGACGCCGGTTAGTGCTTGCTCCAGGTTTCTATCCAAACATCCATGACATCCCTTACAACTTCGGAGACGCGATTACATCTATCAGTTTCAGTCCATCAGCGCATCCAACACCACCGGAGTACGGAGCGGTCCCAGTCATTATTGAGGTATTCCGGGACGTAGATTATACCGGTCAACGGAGTGTTGTCATGCGCGATGTCAGCTCTATGTTCGACATCGGGATG from Candidatus Poribacteria bacterium includes these protein-coding regions:
- the ftsH gene encoding ATP-dependent zinc metalloprotease FtsH — its product is MVIWWVVVAGLVVLGIYQLFNRRDPVYQLATSDFHQYITRGSSLFEGYLVLDEEWVEGQFNKNRLNEIRAEILESVAFEEQETHLPPKWQGEFRASRDAIDDYDIQAKLDENEINYNVKPPSKFPQGLLIFGTTVVPLLIFLGLMIFLSRQMQGSGNRALSFGKSRARLHSENQTKVTFEDVAGVDEAKEALEEVIEFLRAPKKFERLGGKIPKGVLLMGPPGTGKTMLAQAVAGEADVPFYSISGSDFVEMFVGVGASRVRDLFETGKKNAPCIIFIDELDAVGRHRGAGIGGGHDEREQTLNQLLVEMQGFEASEGVILIAATNRPDVLDPALLRPGRFDRQIVVDLPDVRGREAILNVHTKDPYKLAENVNLEILAKATPGFSGADLENMANEAALLAARCDKEEIDMMCFDEAKDRVLMGPERRSLVISDEERRVTAYHEAGHALMLHFVPESDPNYKCTIVPRGRALGVTAKLPLEERHNMSKKRLLAHIIFALGGRVAEEIIFGEQTTGAQNDFEQATSLARRMVTQWGMSRMGPLTYGRRDEQVFLGKELSVHQDYSEKTAIEIDKAVHDIVTECYNKAREILETNLEGLKLLADALLERETLVTEDIDEILGPRPQLPAKPIT
- the folP gene encoding dihydropteroate synthase; this translates as MNCRGKSLTLGLHTHVMGILNVTPDSFSDGGCYLDVEQAVAHAELMVAEGATLIDIGGESSRPGASSVSVNEELARILPVIRAIVGTVDVLLSVDTYKAEVARHALDAGVHLINDITALRGDTTMAAVVSEMEAGLILMHMKGTPRTMQQAPQYHDVVSEICDSLQESIKIAESEGVSADRIIIDPGIGFGKTIEHNLEILKRLSEFRRLHKPLLIGTSRKSFIGNILNLPVTERIEGTTATVCWAITHGADIVRVHDIKANVRAAQMTDALYR
- the acpS gene encoding holo-ACP synthase; translation: MHQQKIQGIGIDIVEVQRIRDASRRWGSRFEQRIYTQQELAYCGDAPSRYWRLAARFAAKEATLKALGTGLTTGMRWQDVEIQANTVGKPDLILHGEVQRYAQKHNISTSFVSMSHTNDYAVAQVTLCCV
- a CDS encoding YigZ family protein, whose amino-acid sequence is MSDQYRTVVGIAHASHVVKKSRFLGEATAVHTQEAVKDFLSQVQERSPRASHYCYAYSIGSDTTLREYATDAGEPTHSAGPPILSAIRAFDLSNIICVVTRYYGGINLGVGGLIRAYGQCARECLQNATIENRIFHQNLYLKVDYPDIGTVVTLCKRVGGKVIDIKYDPDPMIQIQIRQNAVEPFQAKLQGLGIVK
- a CDS encoding glycine cleavage system protein H (part of multienzyme complex composed of H, L, P, and T proteins which catalyzes oxidation of glycine to yield carbon dioxide, ammonia, 5,10-CH2-H4folate and a reduced pyridine nucleotide; protein H is involved in transfer of methylamine group from the P to T protein; covalently bound to a lipoyl cofactor) codes for the protein MDNIEIKYTTTHEWIEFLNSKDCNVGITERIQEVYNSIVFIELPVLGEYEQGEIIGRVETSEGRSFYIYAPVTGEVYEINAALDDDIELLNRFPEGDGWICKFRLENPNEIDTLLSRKEYESHEEEEVNEDEYLPETNFYDNIEDY
- a CDS encoding methyltransferase domain-containing protein; the protein is MPKYLYLTATPDGLTELVRAECVALTGSVPNTDGISISDRCVDVSRGAYLKSCSEILFETSSLTELCSNIRSIGLHADEFRVSVVKKPRTLKMNSMTLARDIGTAISGSANLRQPRTTFLTVVTAEKMWFGQLLSESDGVWHAHNQRPYVTSSSLPARLARVLVNLVALPGDRLLDPCCGTGTIVMAAAHSGIHTTGSDVNPRMIGATTKNLQHFGLSADVALGDARQIDGQYDAVATDLPYGINLVRDSTQEIEILSNLRTCASRAAFIDLRDLSKTLTDLGYQIESVLPVPKLSIVRRVFITSVVA
- a CDS encoding ABC transporter substrate-binding protein, with the translated sequence MSQTEKIRIGHSPDSDDAFMFYALAKGLIPTGPYEIVHVIEDIETLNQRALAAELEVTAISVHAYAYVAKDYLFMPCGASIGDQYGPLVVSKEPMDTLAGKRIAIPGKMTTAYLTLSLFQPDFEAEPRPFDKILDAVQQDEVDAGLIIHEGQLTYAREGLHKVIDLGEWWYEETGLPLPLGANVIRRNLGTEKIREITALLKQSIQYSLEHREHGLEYAMTYARDMETSLADKFVGMYVNDYTLDYGEKGRAGVRELLHRGNVAGIIPHPVDADFVSLE
- a CDS encoding SdiA-regulated domain-containing protein, producing MSYKRVLLIFSIIIISIALVYFLVQMEQSATTETGASRPVALPYNWVGSITQKQIAEPSGITYHPTRRSLFLADDSGSVHEVSLEGRLLQSKGLNERDIEGITVDPSTGLLYAAVEDDEAILELDPEDLTLQREFRIGRNFNGEQLLRKGGMGIEAIAFVPDASHPEGGTFWVGNQSFSLKAKDEASVVCEVVVPLRSATAKQSDGAIIHAYKMNFIDISGLAYDAQGDFLVLISDTTNLLVELKREGTVLRQYLLPGDEQEGVVLDGHGYMYLAQENGKIIKLADRRLR